The sequence TCATGGGCAGAATGCGGCCGCGAATCTCGGCCACGATATTGGTGGCGCTGTTGACGCCGGTGTCGAGGTCGGCGGTCACGTGGGCGGTGCGTTCGCGGTCGGATCTTTGAATGGTCGAGAAACCACGCCCGGACTCGATCGTAGCGACGGCCGACAAGGGCACCGCGGTGCCGTCGGGGAGTCGGATTCTCATGGATTCGACGTCCCCAATAGAGCGACGTTCCTCTTCAGGGTAGCGCACCATCACGCGCACATCATCGCGGCCGCGCTGGATTCGCTGGGCTTCATCGCCGTAGAATGCCTGTCGGACCTGACGCGCGAGGTCCGCCCGGGACAGACCAAGCACCTCGGCAGACGGCAGGATGTCCAAGTTCAGTTCCTGTTTTCCGATCCGTAGAGAATCCGAGAGATCGAAAATGCCGGGAAAGCGCCGGAGCTCTTCTTTGAGCATCTCGGCCCCGGCCGCCAGAGCATCGCCATCGTTGCCGCGCAATTCCACCTCGATCGGGGCGCCGCTCGAGAACATCGAGGAGGTGTAAGTGAGGGCGACTACGTCCGGGATCTCGCCAGTGATTTCACGCCAGCGATTGCCGACTTCCAGGCTCGTCTGACTCCGCTGTTTTGATGGGACCAGTTCCAGCTGCACCTCCCCCTTGTTGGGCGAGCCCAAAGAGATACTGCTGCGTCCTCGGTCGCTGTCCGATCGCGCGGTATTGGGCTGTGACCCGATCGAGGTGAAGACGTGCTTGAAGGCGCTGCCCTGTTTTTCGGTTCTCTCGCTGTCGATCTCTTCTCGCAGTTGGCTCGCCGCGTCCTCAAGTTGCTGGACGGCGCGCGCTGTCACTGTCGCGGGCGTTCCCTCCGGAAGTGTGATGGAGGCGACCACTGCGTCGGCCTCGATCGAGGGCATGAAGTCGAAACGTACCCAACCGCCGGTCATCAGCCCCAGCGTGACGGTGAGGATGGCCACACCAGTTGCGAGAGTCGTGTAGCGCCACTCGAGAGCCTTCTCCAAAAAAGGCGTGAAGCGATTCTCGAGGAAATTCTCCAGACCGCCGGCGATGGTTGTTTGCAGATTCTCCCAAGCTTTCCACTTTTTCCCGGGTTTCTTCTCCGCTCGACTGCGTGCATGTCCGAGGTGGGCGGGGAGAATCAGCTTGGATTCGATCATCGAAAAAACCAGGGAGCTGATCACGACGATCGGGACCATTTTGGACATTTCGCCCGATGAGCCCGGCAAGAAGAGCAGCGGCGAGAAGGCCGCGATGGTCGTCAGGATGCCGAAAGTCACTGGCACGGCGACTTCCTGAGTGCCGCTGATGGCAGCCTGCAGCGGGTCCCCGCCGCGTTCCTGATGCGTGTGGACGTTTTCGCCCACGACAATCGCATCGTCTACGAGGATGCCCAGCACGACGATAAAGGCCGTCAGCGAAAGGAGGTTGATCGAGACCCCGAACCACGGCAGCGAGGCGATCGCGCCCAGCATTGCAATCGGGACTCCGAGTCCGACCCAGAAGGCCAGACGCAAGCGCAGGAAAAGAGCCAGGACGCAAAGCACTAGAAGGAAGCCCAGGCGTGCATTGCTGATCATGGTGTCGAGTCGGGCGCGAAGGTGCTCGGATTCGTCCTCGCCGATGGTCAGATAGGTTCCGGCGGGCATTTGGGGTGATTTTTCAGCAACATAGGTTTTGACGGCATCGGCTACCGAGAGCGCATCTTGCGTGCCGGCGCGCATCACCTTGATCATGACCGCCGGGTCCCCATCGAACCTGGAACTTTTGGTGGTCTCGGCAAAGCCGTCGACGACGGTGGCGATATCACCGAGGAGCACGCGTGTTCCGTCCAATTGCGAAACCACGACAATATCTTCGAAATCGTTCCCCAAATATGCCTGTCCGCGGGTGCGGAGTACGACTTCCCCGTCGCGCGTCTTGATCGATCCGGCCGGCAGATCGAGAGATGATTTGCGGATCGCATCGACGATATCGTCGAACCGCAACCCGAAGCGACGGAGGTCGTTTTCCGAGACTTCGACGGAAATCTCGAAGGGGCGTACGCCGGTAAGGCTCGCCATGCTGACATTCTCGAGCGCGACGATCTCGTCGCGGATCTCTTCGCCAAGCGCTCGGAGGGTTCTCTCGTCCGCGTTCCCCGAGACCATCAGGCTCACGACCTTGCCCTGCAGTTGTGCCTGTTTTACGGTCGGCACCTCGGCCTCTGCGGGGAAGGTGTTGATCGAATCGATCTCCGCCTTGATATCATCCAGCGCTGTCTCGACGTTGGCCCAGTCCGCAACGTGGACCAGAACCGCACCCATGCCTTCCACAGCGGTGCAGTTGATCTCCTTGACGCCATCGACTCCCTGAATGCGCTCTTCGATGCGGACGCAGATGGCCTGCTCGACCTCTTCAGGCGAGGCCCCGGGATAAGGGACCGAGATGCTGACCGAATCCACGCGCATCTCGGGGAAGATTTCGAGCTTCACGACGGGAAGGGCGAGGACTCCGCCCACCACGATCAGGGCCATCAGGAGGTTTGCCGCGACCGAGTTCTCCGCAAACCAGGCGATTGCGCGTTTCATGAGAGGGGAGCGACCCGAACCTTCATGCCGTTGGTGACGGCCTCGATCGGCGAGATGCAAATGCGTTCACCGTTCTCCAGGCCGCCGCCGACCAGGAAGCCGTCCCGTGTTCGTTTGATGACATCCACGTCGCGGTAATGAATTTCGAGGTCGTCATTGATGACGAGCACGCGGTCGCCGTCACGCAAGGCGCGGCGCGGGATCTCGACGGCTTCGGGGATGACGCGTCCCTGGATGGTTGCATCGACAAACATTCCGACTGCGAGCGGAGCCATCGGCTGGTCGGTCCGTCGCCCATAAGGATCCTCAACGCGGGCGATGACCGTGACCATTCGAGTCCGGGGGTCAATCTCGCCCTCGGTGCGTACAATTTTCCCTGTCCAGACATGGTCCTGCCCGGCGAACCCGGAACGCAGTTCTACCGGAGGCCCGCCGCTATCGCCGAGATCGAGATCGAGAAAGGCCAGATCGGTATCGGGGATCGGCAAGGGCACCTCGGCATAGTCGGTCGCATAGATGCGGCCCAGCGGAGTGCCGCGGCTCACAAACTGGCCGACGTCGGCTTTGGCCGTCCGGATCCGACCTTCATAAGGCGCCCGGATCTCGGTGCGGGCCAGGTCCGACATGGCCTGACTGCGCGAAGCATCTGACTCGATAAATGCAGCCTTGGCAAGAGCGACACTATTGGTCGCGTCGTCGAATTCGCGATCGCTAAGTGCGCCGCTTTCGCGCAATGCCTCGCTGCGAGAGAACATTTTCTCGGCCAGAGACAGGCGGCTTTGCGCCGCTGTGTAATTGGCTTCGGCCCGGCGGACAGCAATTTCCTGGTCGGTCGCGTCCAGTCGGATCAGCAAATCTCCCTGATTGAAGAATCCGCCTGCGGCAAACGAAGGCGAGACCTCGAGGATGCGGCCCGCCGTTTCCGCAACCAGATCGGTCTGGGTGCGAGGCTCGACACTGCCTTGCGCCCGCACAGCGAGCCGACGGGGTTGGGGTTGGACAGCAGTGGCACGGACGAGTCGGGCGAAGTCTTCCGCAGGGCGGGTCTGGACCCGCGCTCCGGCCGTCACCAGAAAGACGGCAACCACGCCGCTGGTCAGGACGATTGCGAGCGGCAAAACGAGTTTCAGCGGAAATCGTTTCATCACTGCACCGCCGAGGGGGCCCGCAGGCCTGCCGCGAGGAACGTTACAAGTTTTTGAATGGTTTGTTTGTCGTTCATGGTTTCTGTGTCCATCTTTTTGTGTTGTCCCGATGTGGGGGCATTCAGTGTTTTTGGCGCTGCGGTGGCCGTCGTGGCCAGACTGGCCATGACGAGCTGGAAACGAAACTCGAGTTCGTGGCCAGGCAGTTCGGGTAACGCCTGCGCCAGCGCGTCGAGGAACCTGTTGGTGGTTGGTTGAAAGTGTTTTTGCATCAAGGGCTCGACCACCTCGGGCGGCTCGGCCAGCAGATGGCCGAAGAGCTGTTTCAGACCAGGGCCTCCTGGATCGCGCTCCTTGCGATGGCGCAGGCGGACCTCGAGATATGCCTCCAAGATCGCTGAAAGCGAGGGGCGTTTGCTGCCGGCGTCACGCAGGATCGCGTCAAGCTTCTCGACTCGTTCGGCATTGACGGCGGTTGCATGGCGCTCGAAAACGGCCTCGACCAGCCCTTCGCGGGAGCCGAAGTGATAGTTGACAGCCGCGACGTTCACGCCGGCTTCGGACGTGATCTGGCGAACGCTTGGGCGCGACAAGCCTTCCCGAGCGAAGAGATTCTCGGCTGCATCGAGCAGCCGCTCCCGGGTATCGACCTGCATTTGCCGTGTACCCGTGGCGCTCATGGGAGACTCCTGTGGTTCAAACGCATGTTTGAAACATACGTTTAGTAACGCACTGAGTCAAGTTTTTTTCTTGGACCGGCCGGTTTGCCGTGTGGAAAACTTCAGAGATATCGAGCGACCATGGGGTTCGCGGGACAGCGTTTCCTGCTGCTGAGCGGTTTGACTGCGGGCCCAGACGGGCGCAAGCGGTGTCGGATCGGTCGGCCCGGCGGGCGGGGCCTCGTTTGGGCCGGGATCTGTGGAAAACCTGTGGGCTTCCTAGAAATCGTAGCGATAAAGATTGGTCTTGCGGGGTTGAAAGCCGAGTCGCAGGTACAGCCGATTGGCTGCTTCGCGCTGGGGATTGGACGTCAGGTCGACGCCGGGAGCGCCCAATTCTCGGGCCAGAATCAGCGCGGCCTTTGTCAGTTCGGCGCCTACGCCCGCGCCGCGTGCGCTCTTGTCGACGATGACATCCTCAATGCGGCAGCGGAGTCCCGAGGGAATTCGAAAAACGCTCAGCGTGGCTGTTCCGACAATCTGGTCGGCCCTGTCTCGGGCGAGAAGCAGGCGCGAAGGCGAATCGATCAGCGCGGCGAGGTCGGACGCTTCCGGGGGAGGGTGGTTTACCGAGAGTTGCGGCATCAGGCGCTGGAAAGCCTCCAGAATGGTGTCGTCCATCCGTTTTGCTTCGCTGATGGTCATGGTTGTGGACCAGTCTCGGTGGGGCGGTGAAAATGGCCAGGGACGGAATTGAACCGCCGACACGCGGATTTTCAGTCCGCTGCTCTACCAACTGAGCTACCTGGCCCGCCGTGCGTCGCTTCTGCGATTAACCCACGCCCTCTCGAAGGTCAATTTACCCGGTGTGTTCTTCGATCCAATCGATCATATTGGCAGCCAGATTGGTCCCGCAGAGCTGGTCGATTTCCTGAATCCCGGTGGGGCTGGTCACGTTGACCTCGGTCAAATAGCCCCCGATTACGTCCAGTCCGACGAAAATCAGCCCGTCGCGCCGAAGGTCGTCTGCCATACGCGCGCAGATCTCCCGGTCTCGATCGGTGAGGTCGCTACGAACCGCGCTGCCGCCGACATGGAAATTCGACCGGTGGTCGCCGTCATTGGGAACCCGCAGAACAGCGCCAAGAGGCTCTCCATCGATCACGATAATCCGTTTATCTCCTTCGCGGACTTCGGGCAGGTAGCGCTGTGCCATCACTCGGGTCCGCCCCTCGTCGGTCGCCGTCTCAAGGATGGCATTGAGGTTCCGGTCCTGTTCCTGCAGGTGGAAAATTCCGGCCCCACCGCAGCCATCGAGCGGCTTGATGATCATCTCGCCGCCGAGTTCGTGCAGGAATTCCTTGAGCAGATCGGCGTCGCCGGTAACCAGACTTTCCGGGGTAATCTCCGGGAAGCGCAAGGCATAGAGTTTTTCGTTGGCATCGCGCAGGCCGGACGGGCGGTTGAGCACCAGAGTTTTTTTCGCGTCGATCAACGAGGCGACATGGGTGTCGAAAAAGAAACTCATATCGAAAGGCGGATCCTTGCGAAGCATGACCACATCAAAGCTTTCGAGAGTTTCGCGGGTAGGTGCCGCGAGGCTGTAGTGGTCCCCGGCAACGCGCTGAACTTGAACTTCCTGGACGCGTGCTTCCGGGATGCCCCTCCGGATCGCGAGATCAGCCGGACCCATCACGAAATTGCGATGCCCACGTGACTCTGATTCGAGCAGAAAGGCAAAGGTGGTGTCCTTGTCGATATCGATCCCGCCAAGGGGGTCCATCAAGTAGGCAATCCTGAGAGACCGGGCCATCAGAAATCCCTCGCGGGGTTATGCTCTCGTCTGCTCACGACCCTACCTTCGCCCGCCCTCGATCGGACTGCAAGCGGGCCCGGCGGGAGCATGGGGATGCCCTGCGCGAGCTTCAGGATGCGCTGCGGGATCATCGGGATCAGCCGCGCGAGTGCGTTGATTTTCGGCACGAGTCCGTCCGACCCGCAGACCGGGACAGGTCCCCCGCGATCCAGGCTTTCGAAGGTTTCCTACGCTTGCTCGGGGAACCAATTGCCGTGAAAACCGAACGGCACCCTTTGCGGCAGGGTGACCCGCGCCACGGGTCCCTTGGCAGGTTCCTGAGCGTTCAGGATGATCAGGTCGGAGGTGTCGCGGTTCTCGTCGTAGGCGTAGAACAGCAGCCAGCCTTCGTCTTCGCCGGCGGTCTCGCTGTCGGGCACGAAGACGGCTTCGCCCGGAACACATCCGTCCGGGGCGTTCCATTCCTCCTCGGTGCCTTTTTCAAGATCGTATTTGAGGATCGCAGGCGGGGTATGCTCGTCGGTCGGCAGAGCATTGGAACGGGCCGCGTAACCGAAGCGATTGGGTAGGCCCGTGAGTCGATCGTCGATCCGCGGGAATTCAGCAAACCCCGCCGCGAGTGGCGTTTCCGAAACGCTGCCTGCCTTTAGATTGATGACAAACCGGTGCGGGGACGGGATCTGGAAGACGCTCGAGGATTCTCGCCAAAGTTCGGGGTAGCGACAGAGGTCAAGGATGATCTCGCCGTCCCGTTCGAATGCATTGAAGGGGTGGAATGAGTAACAAGGCTCGATGGCGAACCAGCGCACCGGTGCGCCGGGTTGGCTGCGCGGCATGACGCCCAGTCGAGCCGGGTAGTCGTCACTCCAATGGTAGGGAAATCCGCTTTCATTTTCCGTGACACCCATCGCTTGTTCGAAATCGAAGACGACAGGCAGGTCCATGAAGACGACGTAGTGCTCGGTGATCGCGAAATCGTGAACCATGGTCGGGCCGGTCACGTCGATCTCTTCGGTCTGTACCAGCACGCCCTTGGCGTCGACCCGGTGGTAGGAGAGCAGGGGCGGGAGGAATCCATAGCCGAAGAAATGCATTTCGCCGGTTTTGGGGCAGAACTTGGGGTGAGCTGTCATGCCGGATTGCAGTTTGCCGGCAAAATCGTGGGTGCCGACCGTCTCGAGTTCGGACGTCACCTCGGTAGGGAAACTGGTCTCGACCAGAGCAAGCATGCGCCCGGCGTGTTGCACGATATTTGTGTTGGCCACCGCGATGGAGCGGTCGACGGCAAAGTCTTCTCCGATAAAAGAGGTCTCCGGGTCCGCGAAGGTCCTGGTGCGTACCCATCGGTTGCGGAAGGCGCTGGCCCGGCCGCCCTCGAGCTGGATGCCATGCAGCATGCCGTCGCCCGTGAACCAATGCTTCGAGGTTCCGCTCTGTGGGTTGGGGCCGTTGCGCACATAGCTGCCGCGGAGGCTCGTCGGAATCTGCCCCTCGACTGGCAGGTCAAATGAGGTGCATTCCTCCATCACGGGGGCAAAGTTGCCCGTGAGGTGGGCCGGGGCGTCGTCTTTGTTCAGAAGATCTGCTGTCGCGTCGCTACTCATGGTTCCCTCCATACCATTTCCCCCGGAGCTGTGAAGACAGCATCGATTCACGGCGGGGGCGCGGGAAACGGGTGATTCGAGGAACCCGGGTTACTTTCGGAGGGCGGCAAGAGCCGCGATCGCGGCGGTTTCGAATCGAAGGGTGCGGGGCCCCAGCGAGCAGCGGGGGATCTTTTGCTGTTCGAGCCAGGACAACTCGGCCGCATCAAAACCTCCCTCGGGGCCGATCAAAAAGGCGATGCTCTCGGAACGGGGAGCGAGGTTCTCGTCTGCCGTCGGGTCGAATGCGATCGCTTGCACGTCGTCGGGTAGTGATTGGAGTGCGGCTTCGAGGCTGTTTGCCTGAGCCAGGCGGGGCGGCCATGTCCGCCGACATTGCTCGCAGGCGGCGAGGGCAATTCGCCGCAGGCGTTGCAGGCGAGAGTCCGAGATCTCGCGCGCCTGGCTGCGGGCGGCGCGGAAAAACAAGATATCGGTCGCGCCCAATTCGGTGACTTTTTCCACCAGCGTTTCACTGCGGCCGAGGTCGGCGATGGCGACCAGGAGCCAGATGGGAGCGATCGGGTCCTCGGGAGGCGCGGGTAGTTTCTCCTCCAGGGAGAGCTTGGCACCTCCGGCCTCGCTGCTGGTGATCATGGCGCGCCAGAGGTCGCCCGGTCCGAGAACGGCTTCGAGCATATCGCCTGTCTCGAGGCGCAGTGAGCGCAGGTGCCGGGTGCTGGCCGGGCTCAGCCGCGCCGCATGCCTGTCTTCGGCGTCGCGTTCGGCAAAGAGTCGGGCGCTCATGTCGGGTTCCGGCTGGCGCGCGGTTTCGGTCGGCGCAGGGTGAGCGTGACCCATGTCGCCAGCGATCGGCGCTCGCGCACGCGAAGTCCCTGTGCCTGAAGAGCTTTTTTGACCTCGGCCTCCTGTTTTTCGAGAAGGCCCGAGACGATCAGGCTGCCGCCGGGTTTGACGCGATTGGCGAGGCTGGCTGCCATACGGACAAGCAGGCGCGAGTAGAGGTTGGCGATGACGATATCGAATTCGCCTCGGGCCGCACTGAGGTTGGCGCCGACGCGCAGCGGCGCACACTCGTTGACCTCCACCGCATCTTCGGTCGCGGCCAGAGAGAGCGGATCATTATCGATGGCGACCACGCGAGTCGCGCCCAGTTTGCGCATGGCGATCGCGAGAACGCCCGATCCGGTTCCGACGTCGAGTCCGCGGCAGACCTCGGTGCGCGCAAATTCCTCCTCCAGCGCCAGCAAGCAGCCGCGCGTGGTCGAATGATGGCCCGTCCCGAAGGCCTGCCCGGGGTCAATCACCACGGTATGGCGCCGCGATGGTGGCAGCTTGTGCCAGGACGGGCTGATCAAAAAGGTCTTGCCGATCTTGAGCGGGGGGAAATTCTCGCGCCATGAGGCGCCGTAGTCGCCGACGGTGAAATCCGCGACGCGGAGGCTTTTGGGGTTCAGCCCCGGAAACGAAGCGCGGATTCGAGCGAGTCCGTTTTGCAGAGCCTTCTCGAGCTTGTCGCGAGAGACGGCCGGAGGGAACCAGGCTTCGATCCGGATTCTCGGTGCTCTCCGGCTGCCTTTGGCTGCGCGTCGAAAGTCTCTGGCCCCGGTCTGGACCCCGGGGGCACCGAGTTCCAGGCATAGGGCCGCGATCGCGTCCTCGGCCTCTTCCGGGGCCGGGATCCGAGCGTGTGTCCAAAGGTCAGGATCTTTTTTTCCGGAGGAAGCCATTGAGGGCTAGAGCCTAGCGAGTCTCGGCGAACACGCAAAGAGGTTCGGGGGGCGGCCGGTCTTGGCGGGCTGGGCCACACGGTGGTAGAGGGCGGGGCATGAGTGCCTTTGCCATCCAACCGGCGGACTTTGTGCGTGTGGGCCACCGAGGCGCCGCGGCCGAACGTCCGGAAAATACCCATGCCGCTTTCGCGCGCGCGTTGGAGGCCGCAGCGGATATGATCGAATGCGATCTGCAGCTGACGGCCGACGGCCATGTCGTCATCATCCACGACTATACCGCGGACCGCACCACGAGCGGCTCCGGGGCGATCGCGGATCAGACTCTCGACGATTTGCGCGCTCTCGATGCCGGTGCCTGGAAGGACGCAGCCTTTGCGGGGGAAAAAGTGCCCACTCTCGAGGAGACTCTGGATCAGGTTCTGCCCACCGCCGAACTGAATCTCGAGCTGAAAAGCCGCGGGACCCGGGAGGATTCCCGACGCCTCGCTTTGGCGGCTGCGGCTGCCGTGCGCGATCGAGACGTCTGGTCGCGGGTCATTTTTTCTTCATTCAATCCCGAAGCTTTGATCGAGCTCCGCGAAGTCGCCCCGGAAGCCCGGATCGGGGTGCTTTGGCATCATGAGGATTATACGTTGGCTTTCGATGCAGCAGCCCAGCTGGGTGCTGTGAGTCTGCACCCCTATGCGGGACATGTGACGCCCGCGCTGGTGGCCGAGGCGCATGGCCGAGGCCTGCGGGTGTTCACCTGGACGGAGAACGATCCGGAACGGATTCAGGCGCTGGCCCGAATGGGCTGCGACGGGATCATCAGTGACTATCCAGGCCGTCTTCTCGAAGCACGCGGACGGCTGCTGGCCGCCACATGAAACGGGAGGAAAGCCTCCCTGTTATTTTTTTCAATATTTCTGGCGCCTCGGAAAATTCCCGATAGAGTTTGCGATGACAGATGGCGTTGAGGGCAAAGTTTGGTCCGAGTTCCGTTGAGCAAACACCGCAACACGACTTTTTTCACCGATCCGCGCATGCACCCCAGCTGGTGCGATCAGGCTCACGGAGTATCACCATGAAGAAAATAATCTCCTTTTTCACCCTCGTGCTCGCCTTCGCGAGTGTGACCGCCGCCGAGGCCAGACCGACTCGTTTGCGTGGCACGATCACAACCGATTTTCGCGCCGGAATCGCCAACCCATCGCCGTCTTCAGTCACATTCGTGGTGCCGAAATCCGTTCGCGGTACGGCTGATCTGAACGTGCCCCCCAACGGCCGCAAGGGGCTGCAGGTGCCTGACGAATGCGTGGGCACCTTCACCATCGACCTGACCAATGCCGAGACCTGCAACCAGTTGGGTGGCTTGCTCCAGGGCGATACCGTCGGTGGGCGCGTGCTCGCTCGTTTTGAGGACTTTCGAAGATTGACAGGCGCCACTTTCGAAGCCGCTGTGACCTCGGGTGCGATGTGCTCGCTGTATGAGGGGAATATCACATCGGGTGCCGATCCTTTCGCCGGCAGTCTGGTTTGCGCTGCCGTCGGGGAGGCCTTCGTATGGCAGACCCAGATTTTCGAGGGGATTTCGACCGATCTTTTCAGTTTTTTCAGCATTCCCGGGACTGCGGTTGGGTCCATCTCGCGTCTTCACAATGGCCAGACGACTTCGGCGTCAGGGATCGGGATCAACAGCAGCTCTGTTGAAGTCATGTTTCGCTGAGTCAGGCCTCATGACCGCGAGCTTTCCGGGGGCCGCGGATCCGGCGGGCCTCTCGGGCGCCCTGCTGCAAAATCTCCAAGTCGAGGCGGTTATACTCGAGCAATTTGGATAGCTTCAACAACTCGGCGTCTTTCCAATCGCCCCGGGCCGCTGATTTCTCCAATGATCGAGTAATGCCCCCCACATCGACTTTGGTCTGTTGGGCCTGAATGTCGGGAACAAGAATCCCCGCAAGTGTTTTGAGGTCTTTTGCTGCGGGCGGCTTGCACTGCCTCTTTGCAGCAGCTCTGACCATCAGGGGTTTGCCATCGGCGAGCACGGCACGAAGCCGAACGACCAGAGCCTTGTCCTGAATATATGTCTCCAGCATACCAGGC is a genomic window of Candidatus Binatia bacterium containing:
- a CDS encoding efflux RND transporter permease subunit; translated protein: MKRAIAWFAENSVAANLLMALIVVGGVLALPVVKLEIFPEMRVDSVSISVPYPGASPEEVEQAICVRIEERIQGVDGVKEINCTAVEGMGAVLVHVADWANVETALDDIKAEIDSINTFPAEAEVPTVKQAQLQGKVVSLMVSGNADERTLRALGEEIRDEIVALENVSMASLTGVRPFEISVEVSENDLRRFGLRFDDIVDAIRKSSLDLPAGSIKTRDGEVVLRTRGQAYLGNDFEDIVVVSQLDGTRVLLGDIATVVDGFAETTKSSRFDGDPAVMIKVMRAGTQDALSVADAVKTYVAEKSPQMPAGTYLTIGEDESEHLRARLDTMISNARLGFLLVLCVLALFLRLRLAFWVGLGVPIAMLGAIASLPWFGVSINLLSLTAFIVVLGILVDDAIVVGENVHTHQERGGDPLQAAISGTQEVAVPVTFGILTTIAAFSPLLFLPGSSGEMSKMVPIVVISSLVFSMIESKLILPAHLGHARSRAEKKPGKKWKAWENLQTTIAGGLENFLENRFTPFLEKALEWRYTTLATGVAILTVTLGLMTGGWVRFDFMPSIEADAVVASITLPEGTPATVTARAVQQLEDAASQLREEIDSERTEKQGSAFKHVFTSIGSQPNTARSDSDRGRSSISLGSPNKGEVQLELVPSKQRSQTSLEVGNRWREITGEIPDVVALTYTSSMFSSGAPIEVELRGNDGDALAAGAEMLKEELRRFPGIFDLSDSLRIGKQELNLDILPSAEVLGLSRADLARQVRQAFYGDEAQRIQRGRDDVRVMVRYPEEERRSIGDVESMRIRLPDGTAVPLSAVATIESGRGFSTIQRSDRERTAHVTADLDTGVNSATNIVAEIRGRILPMILDQYPSLSYRLQGEQKEQAEFLTFLARGFGVALLVIFGLLAIPLRSYLQPLIIMSAIPFGMTGGVLGHVMMNVTMSMFSVIGLVAVAGVVVNDSLVLVDYINRERLQGTPLSVAVREAGRKRFRPILLTSLTTFAGLSPLLAETSVQAQFLIPMAISLAFGVLFATPVTLLLVPSLYLAMTDVKQATSELPSRLWRHADEEAPANQE
- a CDS encoding efflux RND transporter periplasmic adaptor subunit, with the protein product MKRFPLKLVLPLAIVLTSGVVAVFLVTAGARVQTRPAEDFARLVRATAVQPQPRRLAVRAQGSVEPRTQTDLVAETAGRILEVSPSFAAGGFFNQGDLLIRLDATDQEIAVRRAEANYTAAQSRLSLAEKMFSRSEALRESGALSDREFDDATNSVALAKAAFIESDASRSQAMSDLARTEIRAPYEGRIRTAKADVGQFVSRGTPLGRIYATDYAEVPLPIPDTDLAFLDLDLGDSGGPPVELRSGFAGQDHVWTGKIVRTEGEIDPRTRMVTVIARVEDPYGRRTDQPMAPLAVGMFVDATIQGRVIPEAVEIPRRALRDGDRVLVINDDLEIHYRDVDVIKRTRDGFLVGGGLENGERICISPIEAVTNGMKVRVAPLS
- a CDS encoding TetR family transcriptional regulator; its protein translation is MQVDTRERLLDAAENLFAREGLSRPSVRQITSEAGVNVAAVNYHFGSREGLVEAVFERHATAVNAERVEKLDAILRDAGSKRPSLSAILEAYLEVRLRHRKERDPGGPGLKQLFGHLLAEPPEVVEPLMQKHFQPTTNRFLDALAQALPELPGHELEFRFQLVMASLATTATAAPKTLNAPTSGQHKKMDTETMNDKQTIQKLVTFLAAGLRAPSAVQ
- a CDS encoding GNAT family N-acetyltransferase — translated: MDDTILEAFQRLMPQLSVNHPPPEASDLAALIDSPSRLLLARDRADQIVGTATLSVFRIPSGLRCRIEDVIVDKSARGAGVGAELTKAALILARELGAPGVDLTSNPQREAANRLYLRLGFQPRKTNLYRYDF
- the gshB gene encoding glutathione synthase is translated as MARSLRIAYLMDPLGGIDIDKDTTFAFLLESESRGHRNFVMGPADLAIRRGIPEARVQEVQVQRVAGDHYSLAAPTRETLESFDVVMLRKDPPFDMSFFFDTHVASLIDAKKTLVLNRPSGLRDANEKLYALRFPEITPESLVTGDADLLKEFLHELGGEMIIKPLDGCGGAGIFHLQEQDRNLNAILETATDEGRTRVMAQRYLPEVREGDKRIIVIDGEPLGAVLRVPNDGDHRSNFHVGGSAVRSDLTDRDREICARMADDLRRDGLIFVGLDVIGGYLTEVNVTSPTGIQEIDQLCGTNLAANMIDWIEEHTG
- a CDS encoding carotenoid oxygenase family protein is translated as MSSDATADLLNKDDAPAHLTGNFAPVMEECTSFDLPVEGQIPTSLRGSYVRNGPNPQSGTSKHWFTGDGMLHGIQLEGGRASAFRNRWVRTRTFADPETSFIGEDFAVDRSIAVANTNIVQHAGRMLALVETSFPTEVTSELETVGTHDFAGKLQSGMTAHPKFCPKTGEMHFFGYGFLPPLLSYHRVDAKGVLVQTEEIDVTGPTMVHDFAITEHYVVFMDLPVVFDFEQAMGVTENESGFPYHWSDDYPARLGVMPRSQPGAPVRWFAIEPCYSFHPFNAFERDGEIILDLCRYPELWRESSSVFQIPSPHRFVINLKAGSVSETPLAAGFAEFPRIDDRLTGLPNRFGYAARSNALPTDEHTPPAILKYDLEKGTEEEWNAPDGCVPGEAVFVPDSETAGEDEGWLLFYAYDENRDTSDLIILNAQEPAKGPVARVTLPQRVPFGFHGNWFPEQA
- a CDS encoding RsmE family RNA methyltransferase, with the translated sequence MSARLFAERDAEDRHAARLSPASTRHLRSLRLETGDMLEAVLGPGDLWRAMITSSEAGGAKLSLEEKLPAPPEDPIAPIWLLVAIADLGRSETLVEKVTELGATDILFFRAARSQAREISDSRLQRLRRIALAACEQCRRTWPPRLAQANSLEAALQSLPDDVQAIAFDPTADENLAPRSESIAFLIGPEGGFDAAELSWLEQQKIPRCSLGPRTLRFETAAIAALAALRK
- a CDS encoding 50S ribosomal protein L11 methyltransferase; this encodes MASSGKKDPDLWTHARIPAPEEAEDAIAALCLELGAPGVQTGARDFRRAAKGSRRAPRIRIEAWFPPAVSRDKLEKALQNGLARIRASFPGLNPKSLRVADFTVGDYGASWRENFPPLKIGKTFLISPSWHKLPPSRRHTVVIDPGQAFGTGHHSTTRGCLLALEEEFARTEVCRGLDVGTGSGVLAIAMRKLGATRVVAIDNDPLSLAATEDAVEVNECAPLRVGANLSAARGEFDIVIANLYSRLLVRMAASLANRVKPGGSLIVSGLLEKQEAEVKKALQAQGLRVRERRSLATWVTLTLRRPKPRASRNPT
- a CDS encoding glycerophosphodiester phosphodiesterase family protein, producing MSAFAIQPADFVRVGHRGAAAERPENTHAAFARALEAAADMIECDLQLTADGHVVIIHDYTADRTTSGSGAIADQTLDDLRALDAGAWKDAAFAGEKVPTLEETLDQVLPTAELNLELKSRGTREDSRRLALAAAAAVRDRDVWSRVIFSSFNPEALIELREVAPEARIGVLWHHEDYTLAFDAAAQLGAVSLHPYAGHVTPALVAEAHGRGLRVFTWTENDPERIQALARMGCDGIISDYPGRLLEARGRLLAAT